From a single Arachis hypogaea cultivar Tifrunner chromosome 3, arahy.Tifrunner.gnm2.J5K5, whole genome shotgun sequence genomic region:
- the LOC112772039 gene encoding toll/interleukin-1 receptor-like protein, with translation MDCMRIQSTLSHRKNWKYDVFVSFRGETRNNFTDHLYAALRRHGIVAFRDDTKLKKGGLISEELLEAIEASQVLIVVFSMNYASSTWCLQELAKIADCIQVPGHRVLPVFCDVSPSEVRKQSGNYEEAFVEHEERFKGDTEMMEQVQRWRGALTQVANLSGWDLKDKSQSAEIEKIVKAVTNRLSLKPSSSVSNDIVGIHSPVQELEKLLVLDSEDDVRVMM, from the exons ATGGATTGCATGAGAATCCAGAGCACCTTGTCTCATAGGAAGAACTGGAAATATGATGTGTTTGTGAGTTTCAGAGGCGAAACTCGCAACAACTTCACCGATCATCTTTATGCTGCTCTCCGCAGACACGGCATAGTTGCCTTCAGGGATGATACTAAGCTCAAGAAAGGAGGACTTATATCAGAAGAGCTTCTGGAAGCTATTGAAGCATCACAGGTTCTGATTGTGGTCTTCTCAATGAATTATGCTTCCTCCACATGGTGCTTGCAAGAACTAGCAAAGATAGCTGATTGCATTCAAGTCCCGGGACACCGTGTTCTGCCTGTTTTCTGTGATGTGAGTCCATCTGAGGTCAGAAAGCAAAGTGGAAACTATGAAGAAGCCTTTGTGGAACATGAAGAAAGATTCAAAGGTGATACAGAGATGATGGAGCAAGTGCAAAGATGGAGGGGAGCTCTAACACAAGTAGCCAATCTCTCTGGCTGGGATTTGAAGGATAA GTCACAATCCGCTGAGATTGAAAAAATTGTCAAAGCGGTAACCAACAGATTGAGTCTCAAACCATCATCAAGTGTATCTAATGATATAGTTGGAATTCACTCCCCTGTGCAAGAACTAGAAAAGCTTCTAGTTTTGGACTCAGAGGATGATGTTCGAGTT
- the LOC112789054 gene encoding probable amidase At4g34880 codes for MAASMLSLSPLLFFFLFLVSSAISHSRATNASDFRIVEATVEEIQAAFSRNDLTSTQLVDLYLQRIQKLDPVLRAVLEVNPDARDQAEQADRERRGGEVVGALHGIPVMLKDSIGSRDKMNTTAGSYALLGSKVARDAHVTMKLREAGAVILGKASLSEWYSCRSPEAPENWCARGGYATNPYVEEGRTCGSSFGSAISVATNMVAVSLGTETDGSIICPADRSSVVGIKPTVGLTSRAGVIPISPRQDSIGPICRTVADAVHVLDAIVGFDPRDYNATKSAAMFIPQGGYKQFLRKEGLKGKKLGVVRNPFFTPYNGSNVISTFENHLNIFRQRGATVIDNLEIENSSIILDPFQSGETLAMLAEFKSSINEYLQELVYSPVRSLAEIIEFNIKHPDLEKTNEYGQDLFIASEMTNGIPPIEALEMMEQLSQNGFEKLMKENELDALVTIGSDAATVLAIGGYPAITVPAGYDSKGMPFGVCFGGLKGTEPKLIEIAYGFEQATKARKPPPTFHLLKTLFED; via the exons ATGGCCGCATCcatgctttctctttctcctctcctcttcttcttcctcttcttggtcTCATCTGCGATTTCTCATTCCAGAGCAACAAACGCTTCGGATTTCAGAATCGTCGAAGCAACCGTTGAGGAAATCCAAGCTGCGTTCTCTCGCAACGACCTAACCTCGACTCAACTCGTTGACTTGTACCTGCAGCGGATCCAGAAACTCGATCCGGTGCTCCGCGCCGTACTGGAAGTGAATCCGGACGCACGCGATCAGGCCGAGCAGGCGGATCGGGAGAGAAGAGGCGGGGAGGTGGTTGGGGCGCTGCATGGGATTCCGGTGATGCTGAAGGACAGCATTGGGAGCCGGGACAAGATGAACACGACGGCAGGGTCGTATGCGCTGCTGGGTTCGAAAGTAGCACGTGACGCGCACGTGACAATGAAGCTGAGGGAGGCTGGTGCGGTGATTCTGGGGAAAGCTAGTCTGTCCGAGTGGTACAGTTGTCGGTCTCCGGAAGCGCCGGAGAATTGGTGCGCACGAGGTGGATATGCCACT AATCCTTATGTGGAGGAGGGACGTACATGCGGATCTAGCTTTGGATCCGCCATTTCAGTGGCCACCAACATGGTTGCAGTTTCTCTGGGGACTGAAACCGATGGCTCTATTATCTGCCCAGCTGACCGCAGCTCAGTTGTGGGGATCAAACCCACCGTTGGACTCACCAGCAGGGCTGGTGTCATACCGATTTCGCCTCGTCAAGATTCAATTGG GCCAATATGCAGGACAGTTGCAGATGCAGTTCATGTTCTTGATGCCATTGTTGGGTTTGATCCCAGAGACTATAATGCTACAAAGTCAGCAGCTATGTTTATACCTCAAGGTGGTTACAAGCAGTTCCTCAGGAAAGAAGGCCTCAAAGGAAAGAAACTTGGTGTTGTTAGGAATCCATTTTTCACTCCTTATAATGGATCCAACGTCATTTCTACCTTTGAGAATCATCTTAACATTTTCAG GCAAAGAGGTGCGACGGTGATAGATAATTTGGAAATAGAGAATTCAAGCATCATTCTTGACCCTTTCCAAAGTGGTGAGACATTAGCAATGCTGGCAGAGTTCAAGTCATCCATCAATGAGTATCTGCAAGAACTGGTTTATTCTCCTGTGAGGTCGCTGGCTGAGATTATTGAATTCAACATCAAGCACCCTGATTTA GAAAAGACAAATGAGTATGGGCAGGATTTGTTTATTGCATCAGAAATGACAAATGGCATTCCTCCAATTGAGGCATTGGAGATGATGGAGCAATTATCACAAAATGGGTTTGAGAAATTGATGAAGGAGAATGAATTGGATGCATTGGTGACTATTGGATCTGATGCTGCCACGGTTCTAGCAATTGGAGGGTACCCTGCAATCACTGTTCCAGCTGGATATGATAGCAAGGGAATGCCATTTGGAGTGTGTTTTGGAGGGCTAAAGGGAACAGAGCCAAAACTCATTGAGATTGCTTATGGCTTTGAACAAGCTACTAAGGCAAGGAAGCCTCCCCCTACTTTTCATCTACTCAAGACACTATTTGAAgattaa
- the LOC112789056 gene encoding probable amidase At4g34880 has translation MATIMSLIMSILSFMLIILLRLSEGSYTIKEQQFSIKEATISEIQLAFRQNKLTSRKLVEFYIEEIKRLNPTLKGVIEVNPDALSQADKADCDRKTKSPTSLPALHGIPVLLKDNIGTKDKLNTTAGSFALLGSVVPRDAGVVSKLRRAGAIILGKASLSEWAAFRSTKAPNGFSARGGQGKNPYVLSADPCGSSSGSAISTAANLVTVALGTETDGSILCPSSANSVVGIKPTVGLTSRDQVIPVSPRQDTVGAISRTVSDAVFVLDVISGIDYNDPATTTWSKYIPQGGFKQFLNQNGLRGKRLGIVRNPFFGLLASDVVQHFEKHFQTLRHQGAVVVDNLQITNINDILNVTKSGEAVALAAEFKLSLNSYLKNLEVSPVRSLADVIAFNQKNADLEKINEFGQDIFLLAQTTNGIGATEKATLANLARLSREGFEKLMSDYKLDALVTPGSSVAPVLAIGGFPGINVPAGYDSKGVPFGINFGGLKGSESKLIEIAYGFEQATKVRKPPPV, from the exons ATGGCTACCATAATGTCACTAATTATGTCTATACTCTCGTTCATGTTGATCATTCTTTTGAGATTATCAGAAGGGTCATACACCATAAAAGAACAACAATTCTCTATCAAAGAAGCAACCATAAGTGAGATTCAACTTGCATTCAGGCAAAACAAACTCACCTCAAGGAAGTTGGTTGAGTTTTATATAGAAGAAATCAAAAGGCTGAACCCAACTCTTAAGGGGGTCATAGAGGTAAACCCAGATGCATTGTCCCAAGCTGATAAAGCTGACTGCGACCGAAAAACTAAGTCACCGACAAGTTTGCCTGCGCTGCACGGTATTCCAGTTCTGCTCAAGGATAACATTGGAACCAAGGATAAGCTGAATACTACAGCTGGATCTTTTGCTTTGCTTGGTTCTGTGGTACCTCGTGATGCTGGTGTGGTGTCGAAACTAAGGAGAGCCGGGGCAATCATATTGGGGAAGGCCAGCTTGAGTGAATGGGCTGCCTTCAGGTCTACAAAGGCTCCTAATGGTTTTAGTGCAAGAGGTGGCCAAGGAAAG AATCCATATGTTTTATCTGCTGATCCATGTGGGTCTAGTAGTGGATCAGCAATATCAACAGCTGCTAATTTGGTGACAGTAGCACTTGGAACTGAGACTGATGGGTCAATTTTATGTCCATCAAGTGCCAATTCAGTTGTAGGCATCAAACCAACAGTTGGTCTCACTAGCCGGGATCAAGTCATCCCGGTTTCGCCTAGACAAGATACTGTTGG GGCCATTAGTAGGACAGTATCTGATGCTGTCTTTGTTCTTGATGTAATTTCTGGGATTGATTACAATGATCCAGCAACTACAACTTGGTCTAAGTATATTCCTCAAGGTGGATTCAAACAATTTCTTAATCAAAATGGGCTCAGAGGGAAGAGACTTGGAATAGTAAGGAACCCATTCTTTGGCCTTTTAGCCTCTGATGTGGTTCAACACTTTGAGAAGCATTTTCAGACCTTAag ACATCAAGGAGCAGTTGTGGTAGATAATCTCCAGATAACCAATATCAATGATATCTTAAATGTGACCAAAAGTGGTGAGGCAGTAGCActtgctgctgagttcaaactaTCCTTGAATTCATATCTCAAGAACTTGGAGGTTTCGCCGGTGAGATCCTTGGCGGATGTTATAGCCTTTAACCAAAAGAATGCAGATCTG GAAAAGATCAATGAGTTTGGCCAAGACATCTTCTTGTTAGCCCAAACAACAAATGGAATAGGCGCGACAGAGAAGGCGACACTGGCCAATCTAGCAAGACTATCAAGAGAAGGCTTTGAGAAATTGATGAGTGATTATAAACTTGATGCATTGGTAACACCTGGTTCAAGTGTTGCACCTGTGCTTGCTATTGGAGGATTCCCAGGAATAAATGTGCCTGCAGGGTATGATAGTAAAGGTGTCCCATTTGGAATAAACTTTGGTGGTTTGAAAGGATCAGAATCAAAGCTAATTGAGATTGCATATGGATTTGAACAAGCAACTAAAGTCAGAAAGCCCCCTCCAGTTTAA
- the LOC112789052 gene encoding protein YLS7: MKGMAWSTTSKGSSIIPSNRKPISWIAVSVGVLAVFLIYASWGLVSYPIGSTVHSHFYGVDNTAKVDVSVPSKNENSKDAQLNRSSDLVDNKQSLDLDSPTVSSDQSSGDSPTVSSDQSSGSSIEQADSNSNSQAGLSEQTSEQSPVNKEVNEIESTDRAGSDSQESSTSFDGSKDAVNSRLPSKFDSQVDMVSTATLPVAGNDTSIVKNEELASVDLTSQSSASDEEPVSSSDSTSKAVPEPIEKRDSASSAGSANPECDLYHGSWIHDPLGPLYRNDTCPVITQMQNCQANGRPDKDYENWRWKPSQCDLPRFDPKKFLELMRGKTLAFIGDSVARNQMESLLCILWQVEVPKNRGNRNMQRYYFRSTSVMIARMWSSWLVKHYPEPFDYAEAGVDKLHLDAPDEKLMEFLPMFDVVVLSSGHWFAKKSVYILNNEIVGGQLWSPPKSHRDKMKINSIQAYGISVETILTSILAHPNYKGLTIVRSYSPDHYEGGAWNTGGSCTGKVKPLGPGKLVENEFTNVMHAQQVNGFNRAMQNATNASRLKLMDITEVFQYRHDGHPGPYRSTDPNKITKRGPDGRPPPQDCLHWCMPGPVDTWNELVMEIIRREYEGSSAS; the protein is encoded by the exons ATGAAAGGCATGGCTTGGAGTACTACATCTAAAGGCTCTTCCATAATTCCTTCGAATCGAAAGCCGATTTCGTGGATTGCAGTTTCAGTAGGAGTACTTGCAGTTTTCTTAATTTATGCTTCTTGGGGACTTGTATCATACCCTATTGGATCCACTGTTCATAGTCATTTTTATGGTGTAGATAAtacagcaaaggtagatgtgtcAGTACCTTCAAAAAATGAAAATTCTAAGGATGCTCAATTGAATAGAAGTTCAGATCTTGTTGATAATAAACAATCTTTGGATCTAGATTCTCCCACGGTTTCATCTGATCAATCTAGTGGTGATTCTCCCACGGTTTCATCTGATCAATCTAGTGGTAGCAGTATAGAACAAGCTGATAGTAACTCAAACTCACAAGCAGGGTTGAGTGAGCAGACATCAGAGCAATCTCCGGTTAACAAGGAGGTGAATGAAATAGAATCTACTGATAGAGCGGGTTCTGATTCGCAAGAATCTTCAACTTCATTTGATGGAAGTAAGGATGCAGTCAATAGTAGATTGCCTTCTAAATTCGATTCACAGGTTGATATGGTTTCGACGGCAACTTTGCCAGTGGCTGGTAATGATACAAGTATTGTAAAAAATGAGGAACTGGCCTCTGTGGATTTGACCAGTCAGTCCAGTGCATCTGATGAGGAACCCGTGTCATCTAGTGATTCCACATCAAAGGCAGTTCCAGAGCCAATAGAGAAGCGAGATAGCGCATCTTCTGCTGGTTCAGCTAATCCAG AGTGCGATTTGTACCATGGAAGCTGGATACACGATCCATTGGGACCATTATATAGAAATGATACATGCCCAGTAATTACACAGATGCAAAATTGTCAGGCTAATGGGAGGCCTGACAAGGATTATGAGAATTGGCGCTGGAAGCCATCTCAGTGCGACCTCCCAAGATTTGATCCAAAGAAATTTTTGGAGTTGATGAGAGGGAAGACCTTGGCATTCATTGGAGATTCAGTTGCAAGAAACCAGATGGAATCATTGCTGTGTATTCTGTGGCAG GTAGAGGTACCGAAGAATCGGGGAAATCGTAACATGCAACGATATTATTTCAGGTCCACATCTGTAATGATTGCGCGGATGTGGTCTTCGTGGCTTGTCAAACATTATCCTGAGCCATTTGATTATGCCGAGGCTGGTGTGGATAAGCTCCATCTTGATGCTCCGGATGAGAAGTTGATGGAATTCCTCCCAATGTTTGATGTGGTTGTTCTTTCTTCCGGTCATTGGTTTGCCAAGAAGTCTGTGTACATTTTAAACAACGAGATTGTGGGCGGGCAGTTGTGGTCGCCGCCCAAGTCTCATCGGGACAAAATGAAGATTAATAGTATTCAAGCATACGGTATATCTGTTGAAACGATTCTTACTTCCATTCTTGCGCATCCAAATTACAAGGGGCTTACAATTGTGCGCTCTTACTCGCCGGATCACTACGAGGGTGGTGCCTGGAACACGGGTGGATCATGCACGGGGAAGGTGAAGCCTCTTGGTCCGGGCAAACTGGTGGAAAACGAATTCACAAATGTCATGCATGCACAACAGGTTAATGGTTTCAACCGTGCTATGCAGAATGCAACAAATGCATCAAGGTTGAAGTTAATGGATATCACTGAAGTTTTTCAGTACAGGCATGATGGCCATCCTGGTCCATACAGGAGCACTGATCCAAATAAGATCACAAAGCGTGGACCGGATGGAAGGCCACCACCGCAGGATTGCTTGCATTGGTGCATGCCAGGCCCCGTGGATACCTGGAATGAGCTCGTGATGGAGATCATTAGGCGAGAATATGAAGGATCAAGTGCATCGTGA